GTAAATCAGAAACAGCTTTAGATCTGATCAAACGTGGGCATCGCTTGATCGCAGATGATCGGGTCGAAGTCCACCAACAAGATGAACAAACTTTAGTCGGCGAAGCACCTAAGATCTTGCGCCATCTGTTAGAGATCCGAGGAGTCGGGATCATTGATGTGATGAATCTCTTTGGGGCTGGAGCAGTTCGAGCCAAAACAGATATTTCTTTGATCATTCACTTGGAAAATTGGGAAAAAGACAAGCAATTCGATCGCTTAGGCAACGGTGAACAAAAAGAGCTGATCTTTGATGTTGAGATACCTAAGATCTCGATCCCTGTTAAGGTCGGACGCAATATGGCGATCATCATTGAAGCGGCTGCGATGAATTATCGTGCTAAAACAATGGGATATGATGCCACAAAAGCTTTTGAACGTAATTTGAATGCTTTGATCGATGAAAACTCGAAACAAAAGAAGTAGAGGAAAGAGACAGTGAGTGAGATTTTAGGGGTGATCGATCCGATCGCCGTTCGATTTTTAGGAATAAAAGTTCATTGGTATGGAGTCATCATTGGGCTAGCGATCATGTTGGCGCTTTATCTAGCAGTGAGTGAGGGAAAGCGCCAAGGGCTTAGACCAGATGATTTCTATGACTATCTTCTTTATGCTTTGCCGATCGCTTTGATCTGTGCTCGGATCTATTACGTTATTTTTCAATGGGATTATTACAAGAAGTTTCCAGCTGAGATCTATCGCATTTGGGATGGAGGGATCGCGATCTATGGTGGCCTTTTAGGTGCTTTGCTTGTTTTAGTGATCTTTTGTAAAAAGCGTCAGCTCTCACCGTGGCTCTTTTTAGATGTGATCGCTCCAACCGTGATCTTAGCACAAGGGATCGGACGTTGGGGAAATTTTATCAACCAAGAAGCCCATGGTGAAGCAGTTAGTCGGATTTTCTTAGTCCAGATGCATTTACCCAACTTTATTATCGAACAGATGAATATCGGAGGCACATATTATCAACCGACCTTTTTATACGAATCTGTTTGGGATATTTTAGGTTTTTTAGTTTTGATCTTATTACGACATCGAAAAAAACTTTTTAAACAAGGTGAGATCTTTTTGACATATGTTGCTTGGTATTCTTTTGGACGTTTCTTTATCGAAGGGATGCGGACAGATAGTCTGATGCTTTTGGGCTTAAGAGTTTCGCAATGGCTCTCAGTCATATTGTTTATTGGAGCGCTTAGTACGATCATTTATCGTCGCTTAAATAACAAGCATCTCCCATGGTACTTAGTGGTACAAAAGGAAGATGATCAGGCATAGCTATTTAGAAGATGATTATTGCCGCTCTGATCTCAGATCTTATCTATGATTGGATAAAAGACCGGCACTAGATGAAAAATGCCACACTTGAAAAAGATCAAGTTGTGGCATTTTTCATTTTAGTAGGCCAAATTCTTCTGCTAGGAAGAAATTTTACCTGAAAATACTCGGCAAGTCAGTCAAATATACAGTCACAATTACACACTGAAGTCAAAATCATTGATAGATAAAGGATTTTTTAAGTGTCTTCGAATAGCGCAGTATTTTTTATTAAAAATAAATAGAAATCTGATATCATATTAAGAGAGAAAAATCTTGATATATAGTATACTGTACTTGATAGAGATAATTGAGGTGATATTAATGAGTTGGAAAGATACTTATAAGATCTGGAATGAACAAACAGAGCTTGATGCAGATGTTCGTGCTGATCTTGATCGTTTAGTTACTGATCAAACACAGCTTGAGGACGCTTTTTATGCTCCTCTTGAATTTGGAACGGCTGGAATGCGTGGAGTGATCGGCGCTGGGATCAACCGAATGAACATTTATACAGTTCGGCAAGCGACTGAAGGTCTAGCACGTTTGATGGATACTTTAGATGAAAAAACACGTTTACGTGGGGTAGCGATCAGTTATGATTCACGTCATAAGTCACAAGAGTTTGCTTTTGAAGCTGCGAAAGTTTTAGGTGCACACGGGATCCCAACTTTTGTATTTGAAAGTTTACGTCCAACGCCTGAGCTTTCCTTTGCAGTGCGTCATTTACACACTTATGCTGGGATCATGATCACAGCTAGCCATAATCCAAAACAATATAATGGCTATAAGATCTATGGTGAAGATGGGGCTCAGATGCCACCAAAAGAGTCAGATTTGATCACAGGTTACATTCGAGAAGTAACAGATCTTTTTGATGTTGCAGTTGAAACTAAAGAACACTTGATCGAAGCAGGACTTTTGAAGATCATCGGTTCTGAAGTTGATCAGGCCTACTTAGAAAATGCTAAAGAAGTTACGATCGATCGTGAATTGGTAGCTGAAGAAGGTAAGACGATGAAGCTCATCTTCACACCACTTCATGGGACTGGTGGGATGTTAGGTGAAAAAGCTTTGCGTCAAGCCGGCTTCGAAGATTTTACTTTAGTGCCAGAACAGGCGTTACCTGATCCTGATTTTTCAACAGTTGAGCATCCAAACCCAGAATTTACAGAAGCTTTTGATCTAGCCATTAAATTAGGTAAGGCTGAAAAAGCCGACCTATTAGTTGCGGTAGACCCAGATGCTGACCGTTTAGGTGCTGCTGTTCGTCAACCAGACGGTGAATATAAACTTTTAACGGGTAATCAGATCGCTGCTGTTATGTTGAATTACATTTTGACAGCACGCAAGAAAGCTGGTACTTTGCCTGCTAATGCTGCTGTTGTCAAATCGATCGTTTCGAGTGAATTTGCTACTAAAGTTGCAGAAGATTTTGGAGCAAGTGCGATCAATGTTTTGACAGGCTTCAAGTTTATTGCTGAACAGATCCAACACTTTGAAGAAACAAATGAACATACCTTTATGTTAGGTTTTGAAGAAAGTTATGGTTACTTAGTGCGTCCGTTCGTACGTGACAAAGATGCGATCCAATCATTAGTTTTACTAGCCGAAGTTGCTGCTTTCTACAAGAAACAAGGTAAGAACTTATATGATGGCCTGCAAGAGCTCTTTGAAAAGTATGGCTATTTTGCTGAAAAGACGATCGCTTTGACTTTTGATGGGGTCGAAGGTGCACAAGAGATCAAGAATCTGATGGTCAAATTCAGAGAAGATGCTCCAGCTGATTTTGCAGGACAAAAGGTCGTTGCTGTAGAAGATTATGCGTCATCAGAACGAAAAGTTACTGACGGACAAGTTGAAGAGATCAAACTGCCAAAATCAAATGTTTTGAAGTATATTTTAGCTGATGGAACATGGATCGCAGTTCGACCTTCAGGGACTGAACCAAAAATCAAGTTCTATATTGGAACTCAAGGCAAGACTTTAGCCGAAGCTAATGAAAAATGTCAAAGCTTTGAAGAGGCGATCAATGCCTTTATCAAAGGCTAATATCTAAACTATAAAAAGGATCTCTGTTTCAATTTGAAATGGAGGTCTTTTTTTTGCGAAAATATGTTCTTTTTTTGGGTGCAAAAATACGTTTGGTGTAGTATGATAGATAGAGCGAAATAAGTTTTTACACAAGGGGGTATAGATCAGATGATCGAACGTCAAGCTGATAAGGAGTTCAAATTAGTTTCAAAATATGAACCAACTGGAGATCAACCTACTGCGATCGCAAGTTTAGTTGATGGGATAAAAGCAGGAAAAAAAGAACAGATCTTACTTGGAGCGACTGGGACGGGGAAAACCTTTACCATCTCAAATGTGATCGCAAAAGTTAATAAACCGACGCTCGTTTTAGCTCATAATAAGACGCTTGCCGGTCAGCTCTATGGGGAATTCAAAGAATTCTTCCCAGAAAATGCAGTTGAGTATTTTGTTAGTTACTATGATTACTACCAACCAGAAGCTTACGTCCCCTCAAGTGATACGTACATTGAAAAAGATTCAAGTATAAATGACGAGATCGATAAATTGCGCCACTCAGCTACTAGTTCGTTGCTCGAACGAAATGATGTGATCGTAGTTGCTTCGGTCTCGTCGATCTTTGGTTTAGGTGATCCAAATGAATATCGCGATCAAGCTCTTTCTTTGCGTGTTGGGCAAGAACTTGAACGCGACAAATTATTACAACAATTGATCGAAGTTCAATTCGAACGAAATGATATCGATTTTCAACGGGGGCGTTTTCGTGTCCGAGGCGATGTAGTCGAGATCTTTCCAGCTTCACGAGATGAACAAGCATTGCGTATTGAATTTTTTGGCGACGAGATCGATCGGATCCGTGAAGTTGATCCTTTGACAGGCGAGATCTTAGGAGATCGCAGTCATGTTGTGATCTTCCCAGCGACCCACTTTTTAACGAGTGGTGAAAGGTTAGAAAGTTCGATCCAAAGTATTGAAGCTGAACTCAAAGAACGCTTAGAGGTTTTACGTGAAGAAGGTAAACTTTTAGAAGCTCAGCGACTTGAACAACGTACAACTTATGATATCGAGATGTTGCGTGAGATGGGATATTGTTCAGGGATCGAAAATTACTCTCGCCATATGGATGGACGCAAGCCAGGGCAAGCACCGTATACGCTACTTGATTTTTTCCCAGATGATTTTTTGATCGTTGTCGACGAATCACACGTGACGATGCCTCAAGTACGCGGGATGTATAATGGTGACCGCTCGCGCAAGCAAATGTTGGTCGATCATGGTTTCCGTTTGCCAAGTGCCTTAGATAATCGGCCGTTAAAATTAGCTGAATTTGAAGACCATGTCGATCAGATCGTCTATATGTCAGCTACTCCTGGTGAATATGAAAAAGAGCATACTGATGAAGTTGTGCAACAGATCATTCGTCCAACAGGGCTTTTAGATCCAGACGTTGAAGTTCGCCCGATCATGGGGCAAATGGACGATCTTGTTTGCGAGATCGAAAAACGAGTCAAACGAGATGAGCGTGTTTTTGTAACAACTTTGACCAAAAAGATGGCTGAAGACCTAACTGACTATTTCAAGGAAATGAGTATCAAAGTCAAATATCTACATTCGGATATCAAGACACTTGAACGAACAGAGATCGTTCGTGACTTACGTTTAGGTAAATTTGACGTCTTAGTTGGGATCAACTTATTGCGTGAAGGGATCGATGTGCCAGAAGTTTCCCTTGTTGCGATCTTAGATGCTGATAAAGAAGGATTTTTACGCAATGAACGCTCCTTGATCCAAACGATCGGGCGGGCAGCACGTAACGAAAATGGACATGTGATCATGTATGCTGATAAGGTGACAGATTCGATGCAAGCTGCGATAGATGAAACAAAGCGGCGGCGAACGCTCCAAATGCAATACAATGAGGAGCACCATATCAAACCAAAAACAGTCAAAAAAGCGATCCGTGATGTGATCACGATCACAGCTAAACCAGAAGAGCACCTAAAAGATCTTGATCGAGAGATCGCTTTTGATGAATTAGATAAGAAAGAACAGTTAGAGATGATCGCACGTTTAGAAGAACAAATGCGGACCGCGGCTAAAAACTTAGAATTTGAAGATGCAGCTGCATTGCGGGATACTGTTTTAGAGTTAAAAACACAGATCGGACAGTAATAGAGGGGGAATTATTGTGGCTAAAAATAAGATCACGATCCGAGGAGCACGTGAACATAACTTAAAGGATATCAATGTTGAGATCCCAAAAGATAAATTAGTCGTGATCACGGGTCTTTCAGGTTCAGGTAAAAGTTCTTTAGCGTTTGATACGCTCTATGCTGAAGGACAAAGACGTTATGTTGAAAGTCTGTCATCTTATGCTAGGCAATTTTTAGGACAGATGGATAAACCAGACGTCGATTCGATCGACGGTCTTTCGCCAGCGATCTCGATCGATCAAAAAACAACTTCAAAAAATCCACGTTCGACTGTTGGAACAGTAACTGAGATCAATGATTACTTGCGTTTGCTGTGGGCACGGGTAGGCACGCCGATCTGCCCCAATGATGGAAATGTGATCACAAGTCAATCAGTTGAACAAATGGTCGATCGGGTCTTAAGTTTGCCAGAACGGACGAAAGTACAGATCTTAGCTCCGATCGTGCGTGGCAAAAAAGGACAACATAAAAAACTTTTAGAAAAGATCAAACGTGAAGGTTTTGTGCGTGTGCTCATTGATGGTGAGATGCATGATATCGAAGAAAACATCGAGCTAGATAAAAATCAAAAGCATGATCTGGCTGTTGTTGTTGATCGGATCGCATTGCGTTCTGGGATCAGGTCACGGTTATTTGACTCATTTGAAGCGGCTTTACGTTTAGCTGATGGCTATGCAACAGCTGATATCATCGGAGGTGAAACGCTACAATTCTCTGAGAATTTTGCTTGCCCGTACTGTGGATTTACGATCGGTGAATTAGAACCACGTTTGTTTTCTTTTAATGCTCCTTTTGGGGCTTGTCCAGATTGTGATGGCCTGGGTGTCAAATTGGAAGTCGACGTTGATCTAATTGTGCCAGATCGCACTAAAACGTTGAATGAAGGCGCAATGGAGCCTTGGAATCCGATCAGTTCAAAATATTATCCGACTCTTTTAAAGCAAGCTTGTGACGCCTTTGGGATCGATATGGATACGCCTTTTGAAGATCTTTCAAAAGAACAACAACAGTTAGTTTTATATGGGGCAGGTGAGCAAACATTTCATTTTACCTATGAAAATGACTTTGGTGGGATCCGTGATATCGATACGACCTTTGAAGGGATCATTCCTAATATCGAGCGCCGTTATCGGGAAACAAATAGTGATTTTACCCGTGATGTGATGCGAAAATATATGACAAGTCTGAAATGTAATACTTGTCATGGTTATCGTTTAAACCAAAAAGCCTTAGCTGTCAAGATCGCAGGTAGACATATCGGAGAAGTTTCTGAATTGCCGATCGCTGAAGAATTAGCCTTTTTTAAAGAGTTAAACTTTGATGAACAAGCAGAACAGATCGCTCGTCCGATCTTAAAAGAGATCATTGATCGCTTGACTTTCTTAGTCAATGTTGGCCTAGATTATTTGAATCTTAGTCGCTCAGCCCGAACGCTCTCTGGTGGTGAGGCTCAACGGATCAGATTAGCAACTCAGATCGGCTCCAACCTTTCTGGTGTCTTATATATTTTAGATGAACCGTCGATCGGGCTGCATCAACGCGATAATGATCGGTTGATCGCTTCTTTAAAAGCAATGTGTGAGTTAGGCAATACGCTAGTTGTTGTGGAACATGATGAGGATACGATGCGTGCAGCTGACTATTTGATCGATATCGGTCCTGGAGCTGGAGCACATGGTGGACAAGTGATGGCGGCTGGTACGCCTAAACAAGTGGCACGTAGTACTAGATCATTAACAGGTCAATATTTAGCTGGCAAAAAGTATATTCCGATCCCAGCTAAACGGCGCACAGGCAACGGCTTAGCTTTAAAACTTTATGGAGCTTCTGAAAATAACTTGAAAGATGTTGATGTAACGTTCCCGTTGGGCGAGTTTATCGCTGTTACAGGTGTTTCTGGTTCTGGAAAATCGACCTTGGTCAATATGATCTTAAAACGTGCTTTAGCACAAAAACTACATCATAATTCTGAAAAACCAGGTAAATATAAAAAGTTAACAGGTATAGAAGCGTTAGAAAAAGTCATCAATATCGATCAAAGTCCGATCGGACGCACACCAAGAAGTAATCCAGCAACATATACAGGAGTCTTCGATGATATTCGTGGTCTTTTTGCGCAAACAAACCAAGCCAAGATGCGCGGTTATGGTA
This window of the Ligilactobacillus faecis genome carries:
- the lgt gene encoding prolipoprotein diacylglyceryl transferase: MSEILGVIDPIAVRFLGIKVHWYGVIIGLAIMLALYLAVSEGKRQGLRPDDFYDYLLYALPIALICARIYYVIFQWDYYKKFPAEIYRIWDGGIAIYGGLLGALLVLVIFCKKRQLSPWLFLDVIAPTVILAQGIGRWGNFINQEAHGEAVSRIFLVQMHLPNFIIEQMNIGGTYYQPTFLYESVWDILGFLVLILLRHRKKLFKQGEIFLTYVAWYSFGRFFIEGMRTDSLMLLGLRVSQWLSVILFIGALSTIIYRRLNNKHLPWYLVVQKEDDQA
- a CDS encoding phospho-sugar mutase, coding for MSWKDTYKIWNEQTELDADVRADLDRLVTDQTQLEDAFYAPLEFGTAGMRGVIGAGINRMNIYTVRQATEGLARLMDTLDEKTRLRGVAISYDSRHKSQEFAFEAAKVLGAHGIPTFVFESLRPTPELSFAVRHLHTYAGIMITASHNPKQYNGYKIYGEDGAQMPPKESDLITGYIREVTDLFDVAVETKEHLIEAGLLKIIGSEVDQAYLENAKEVTIDRELVAEEGKTMKLIFTPLHGTGGMLGEKALRQAGFEDFTLVPEQALPDPDFSTVEHPNPEFTEAFDLAIKLGKAEKADLLVAVDPDADRLGAAVRQPDGEYKLLTGNQIAAVMLNYILTARKKAGTLPANAAVVKSIVSSEFATKVAEDFGASAINVLTGFKFIAEQIQHFEETNEHTFMLGFEESYGYLVRPFVRDKDAIQSLVLLAEVAAFYKKQGKNLYDGLQELFEKYGYFAEKTIALTFDGVEGAQEIKNLMVKFREDAPADFAGQKVVAVEDYASSERKVTDGQVEEIKLPKSNVLKYILADGTWIAVRPSGTEPKIKFYIGTQGKTLAEANEKCQSFEEAINAFIKG
- the uvrB gene encoding excinuclease ABC subunit UvrB, with the translated sequence MIERQADKEFKLVSKYEPTGDQPTAIASLVDGIKAGKKEQILLGATGTGKTFTISNVIAKVNKPTLVLAHNKTLAGQLYGEFKEFFPENAVEYFVSYYDYYQPEAYVPSSDTYIEKDSSINDEIDKLRHSATSSLLERNDVIVVASVSSIFGLGDPNEYRDQALSLRVGQELERDKLLQQLIEVQFERNDIDFQRGRFRVRGDVVEIFPASRDEQALRIEFFGDEIDRIREVDPLTGEILGDRSHVVIFPATHFLTSGERLESSIQSIEAELKERLEVLREEGKLLEAQRLEQRTTYDIEMLREMGYCSGIENYSRHMDGRKPGQAPYTLLDFFPDDFLIVVDESHVTMPQVRGMYNGDRSRKQMLVDHGFRLPSALDNRPLKLAEFEDHVDQIVYMSATPGEYEKEHTDEVVQQIIRPTGLLDPDVEVRPIMGQMDDLVCEIEKRVKRDERVFVTTLTKKMAEDLTDYFKEMSIKVKYLHSDIKTLERTEIVRDLRLGKFDVLVGINLLREGIDVPEVSLVAILDADKEGFLRNERSLIQTIGRAARNENGHVIMYADKVTDSMQAAIDETKRRRTLQMQYNEEHHIKPKTVKKAIRDVITITAKPEEHLKDLDREIAFDELDKKEQLEMIARLEEQMRTAAKNLEFEDAAALRDTVLELKTQIGQ
- the uvrA gene encoding excinuclease ABC subunit UvrA, yielding MAKNKITIRGAREHNLKDINVEIPKDKLVVITGLSGSGKSSLAFDTLYAEGQRRYVESLSSYARQFLGQMDKPDVDSIDGLSPAISIDQKTTSKNPRSTVGTVTEINDYLRLLWARVGTPICPNDGNVITSQSVEQMVDRVLSLPERTKVQILAPIVRGKKGQHKKLLEKIKREGFVRVLIDGEMHDIEENIELDKNQKHDLAVVVDRIALRSGIRSRLFDSFEAALRLADGYATADIIGGETLQFSENFACPYCGFTIGELEPRLFSFNAPFGACPDCDGLGVKLEVDVDLIVPDRTKTLNEGAMEPWNPISSKYYPTLLKQACDAFGIDMDTPFEDLSKEQQQLVLYGAGEQTFHFTYENDFGGIRDIDTTFEGIIPNIERRYRETNSDFTRDVMRKYMTSLKCNTCHGYRLNQKALAVKIAGRHIGEVSELPIAEELAFFKELNFDEQAEQIARPILKEIIDRLTFLVNVGLDYLNLSRSARTLSGGEAQRIRLATQIGSNLSGVLYILDEPSIGLHQRDNDRLIASLKAMCELGNTLVVVEHDEDTMRAADYLIDIGPGAGAHGGQVMAAGTPKQVARSTRSLTGQYLAGKKYIPIPAKRRTGNGLALKLYGASENNLKDVDVTFPLGEFIAVTGVSGSGKSTLVNMILKRALAQKLHHNSEKPGKYKKLTGIEALEKVINIDQSPIGRTPRSNPATYTGVFDDIRGLFAQTNQAKMRGYGKGRFSFNVKGGRCEACKGDGIIKIEMNFLPDVYVPCEVCHGARYNSETLEVEYKGKNIAEVLEMNVLEALDFFEAVPKIRRKLQTIVDVGLGYVSLGQPATTLSGGEAQRMKLASELHRKSAGKTFYILDEPTTGLHTDDIKRLLEVLQRLVDKGNTVLVIEHNLDVIKSADHLIDLGPEGGKLGGQIVGTGTPEELAQLSESYTGRYLRPLLENGHYEERIE